GATTTGTCGCCGAGCTCATCGAACAGCACGGGGTGGCGGGCCGCCTGTCCGTTGCACCGCCGGCCCGCTAGCGAACTCCCCGGCGCAGGGGGGCGGGGCACCTTCGCGCTCGGGGTCAACCGGCTGGAGATTGATTTGGAGAATGATTGCCGACCTGTCGCAGAAGGAATCGTGAATGACCCGCCCGCCGCAACTGGAGCCGATAGAGGCCGTCGGTTCTGCCCATCGCGCCGAGCAGTGACCGATTACACGTTGAGCCTCTGACACCGGGCCGTAAGCCCATTCTGCGTCGGGGGTTGACTGTTTGATCCCATTTTGCTTCAACTACGGCATCAGGACGCGCTCATCCAGAGCGGCGGAGGGACAGGCCCTTTGAAGCCGCGGCAACCGCTTTGAGCGGTGCCAATGCCTGATCGATGAGTTAGCCGGAGGCGGAACTCCGCTCTCGGCGCTCTTTGAGAGAGCGCGTAGGAAGCGAGAGAGGAGGCCGCCAGATGCTGCCCCAATGTGCACTGTTCGAAGCCGAATGGCGCGGCGAGTCCGCATTCGGACACTTGGTCGACGGCACCTCTTTCACTTCGCTGCCTGAGAGCAGGGAAGGGTCTCCGGGCTTCAGGGACGGTCGTTTCATGACCGTCCTGGCACCGAACCCTCCCACTCCCTAGTGCGATTTCCCAGTGAGGAGGATCCGATGACCTCAACTTCTGAAAAACCCGCCGTAAATGGCGTTAACGTCGAAGCTTTGCTCGGTGCACGGAATGCGTTGGGCGAGACTCCGGAGGCCGCCAAGTTTACCTGGCGGGCTACCAACGAGTGGCTGCACGGCACCCATAGCCGATCCTCGGTAGCTGGCTACTTCGGCTTGGGTGAGGAGCACGAGCACAAGGCCACGTTCGGCTTCGAGTCCGATCATCCGCTCGTGTTCGCGGCCGAGGACAACGCGGCGACACCGGTCGAGATTGTCCTGGTGGGCTTGGCGAGCTGCCTGACCGCGGGCGTCGCCGCCGTTGCCCAGAACCGGGACATCC
The Rhodospirillales bacterium genome window above contains:
- a CDS encoding OsmC family protein; the encoded protein is MTSTSEKPAVNGVNVEALLGARNALGETPEAAKFTWRATNEWLHGTHSRSSVAGYFGLGEEHEHKATFGFESDHPLVFAAEDNAATPVEIVLVGLASCLTAGVAAVAQNRDIQLRSVKATVEGDMDIQGILGADPDIRNGFSDIRVTYDIDADASPNDIEALVAQSQKRSAVFDILTNPTNVTVQVS